The DNA sequence TAATAATTGGACGGTAAAGCTGGGTTTGTTACCTGCCAATAATCTACCATACCTGTCTCTAATTTCTCCTCTTGGAGCAGTAATATACACTTCCTTCAATCGCTTATTATCAGATATATCCCTATAGTAATCCCCTTCAACTATGGTTAACGTGGCTAATCTGAAAGAAAGAGCTAATATTATAATCGTTACACCGATTAGCAATAGATTAAATCTATTCTTCAACTTCTCTAGTAGTTTCAAGTCTTTCACCCCTATCTCTTTCCAAACCTAATAGGAGGAATTATGAATATCTTGGAAAATCCCTTAAATACTAATACTGAAATGACACCATTATAAACCATTTCAAAAAGGACCACTTCCTTAAAAAAAGCAATTATAGAAATATTGTAGGCTAAAAAATAAAGAAATAAACTATATAATAAATGATAACCTATGGTTGAAATTAAGGTTAACATAATGGGAATGAGTATATTATCCTTTGATAATTTCCCTTCCATAAAACCTATTAAGAAACCTGTAAAGAAGAGTATAAAACCATTTATTCCAATTACCGGACTAAATATAATATCCTGTAACAGCCCAGATATTAAACCTACAATACTTCCTACATTTTTCCCCTTAAGCAAAGCTATTATCACCGTTACAATTAATGCGGTATTTGGAACTACTCCAAATATATTGAAATAGTGAATTATGGTGGATTCCAATATGAAATTAACTATAATTATTAAAAGCAATACTAAACCTGTCAATTTAATCCCTCTCAATTCAATATGACATAAACCTTATAAATCTTCTTAAAATCAACTGCAGGTTCTATCTCAATATTTTTTGTCAAATCCTCGTCCCTTTTTATTACATCTGTAATTTCACCGATATACAGATCTTTAACATATATTCCACCTAATCCAGAACTAAATAGCTTGTCTCCCTTCATTATATCAGCATCAGGATCGTATAAATAGCCTATTAGCTTGCCACCAACGCTTTCAGATATTACTCCTCCATCTTGAGTTCTAATAACTTTAAAGGCAATCTTATTATTACCATCTATGATGGATACTACTTTTGCCCAATTATCTCCTACTTCAGCAATCCTCCCTACTATGCCTTCTTGTATTATCCCTTCCTCCGTTTCCACAGCTTGAATTACAGTATCCCCTTTTTTTATTCCATCCTTTAACCCTTTATCAATAATGAATCTATCAAACCAATTTCCTGGTTCCTTGCCTATTACTTGGGCAACTATTAGATTATAGGTGGTATTTTCTAACAATTCCTTTTCATTTTTTAAATAGTCGCTTTTGC is a window from the Tepidimicrobium xylanilyticum genome containing:
- the mreC gene encoding rod shape-determining protein MreC, which translates into the protein MSFFKRYKNRMIVAIVAIILIIIIGFTSGERLELTIVEKSIGNLISPIEKFFFNLGSKVSNFFNSIREIGTLREENERLKLRVVELEEKNRLYEDIIGKSDYLKNEKELLENTTYNLIVAQVIGKEPGNWFDRFIIDKGLKDGIKKGDTVIQAVETEEGIIQEGIVGRIAEVGDNWAKVVSIIDGNNKIAFKVIRTQDGGVISESVGGKLIGYLYDPDADIMKGDKLFSSGLGGIYVKDLYIGEITDVIKRDEDLTKNIEIEPAVDFKKIYKVYVILN
- the mreD gene encoding rod shape-determining protein MreD, with the protein product MTGLVLLLIIIVNFILESTIIHYFNIFGVVPNTALIVTVIIALLKGKNVGSIVGLISGLLQDIIFSPVIGINGFILFFTGFLIGFMEGKLSKDNILIPIMLTLISTIGYHLLYSLFLYFLAYNISIIAFFKEVVLFEMVYNGVISVLVFKGFSKIFIIPPIRFGKR